One genomic region from Augochlora pura isolate Apur16 chromosome 7, APUR_v2.2.1, whole genome shotgun sequence encodes:
- the Ap-1mu gene encoding adaptor protein complex 1, mu subunit yields MSTSAIYILDVKGKVLISRNYRGDIETGVIEKFMPLVMEREEEGNLTPIIQTPECTYAYIKYNNLYIVSTTKKNANISLVFVFLHKLVQVMQEYFKELEEESIRDNFVVIYELLDELIDFGYPQTTDSKILQEYITQEGHKLEIQPRIPMAVTNAVSWRSEGIKYRKNEVFLDVIESVNLLANANGNVLSSEIVGAIKMRVYLSGMPELRLGLNDKVLFESTGRGKSKSVELEDVKFHQCVRLSRFENDRTISFIPPDGEFELMSYRLNTHVKPLIWIESVIERHAHSRVEYMIKARSQFKRRSTANNVEIVIPVPNDADSPKFKTTIGSVKYSPEQSAITWFIKSFPGGKEYLMRAHFGLPSVVGEDVEGKPPIQVKFEIPYFTTSGIQVRYLKIIEKSGYQALPWVRYITQNGDYQLRTN; encoded by the coding sequence ATGTCGACATCTGCGATATATATCTTAGATGTGAAGGGGAAGGTGTTGATCTCACGGAATTACCGTGGAGACATAGAGACTGGTGTCATAGAGAAATTCATGCCTCTAGTGATGGAGCGTGAGGAGGAGGGAAATCTGACTCCTATTATTCAAACACCAGAATGTACGTACGCGTACATAAAGTATAACAATCTTTATATTGTATCGACTACGAAAAAGAATGCCAATATCTCCCTGGTATTCGTATTCTTGCATAAACTGGTACAAGTCATGCAGGAGTATTTCAAAGAATTGGAAGAAGAGAGTATAAGGGACAATTTTGTTGTCATTTACGAGCTATTGGACGAGCTGATAGATTTCGGTTATCCTCAGACCACGGACAGTAAAATCTTGCAAGAATATATCACTCAGGAGGGTCACAAGCTTGAAATTCAACCACGTATTCCTATGGCTGTAACCAATGCTGTCTCTTGGAGATCAGAGGGCATCAAGTACCGAAAGAACGAGGTGTTCCTCGATGTAATAGAGTCTGTGAATCTCCTAGCGAATGCCAATGGAAATGTATTGAGCTCAGAGATAGTTGGTGCTATAAAGATGAGAGTTTACTTATCAGGTATGCCAGAACTGAGACTCGGACTGAACGACAAGGTTTTATTTGAGTCGACAGGCCGCGGAAAATCCAAATCCGTAGAACTGGAAGATGTCAAGTTTCACCAGTGCGTCAGACTTTCCAGATTCGAAAACGACAGAACAATTTCCTTCATTCCACCCGACGGCGAGTTCGAGTTAATGTCGTACAGACTGAACACCCACGTGAAGCCGCTTATATGGATCGAGTCCGTGATCGAACGACATGCCCACAGCAGAGTAGAATACATGATAAAGGCGAGGTCGCAGTTCAAGAGGCGCTCTACCGCTAACAACGTAGAAATAGTGATTCCGGTGCCGAACGACGCGGACTCCCCGAAATTTAAGACCACTATCGGCAGCGTGAAATATTCTCCCGAGCAGAGTGCCATAACTTGGTTCATCAAGTCGTTCCCCGGTGGGAAAGAATACCTGATGAGAGCACACTTCGGCCTGCCGTCCGTCGTCGGCGAAGACGTGGAGGGCAAGCCGCCGATTCAAGTGAAATTCGAGATCCCGTATTTCACGACTTCCGGCATCCAGGTGCGCTATCTAAAGATCATCGAGAAGAGCGGCTATCAGGCGTTGCCGTGGGTGCGATACATCACCCAGAACGGGGATTACCAATTGAGAACGAATTAA